The following coding sequences are from one Devosia yakushimensis window:
- a CDS encoding LacI family DNA-binding transcriptional regulator, translated as MQHQKLATIEDVAAIAGVSIATVSRAINEPTKVADETRRRVTQAIAQTGYTTNAMARSLRMRRSNMILILAPDVGDPNFSNILVGLETEASKRGYGVLIGNTQNDPARETDYLRFISSNQADGLILFTGHLPYGFGSEGGESRLPPMVAVNEPVSNSDVPFVGVDNFEGSRVAAEHLISQGHRRIAFIGHSTSKAVNVLREQGYRAALEGHGIAIDPRLILDGDGTTESGRAATEHMFVRDVLPTAFLCVNDATALGVIIALTARRYELPRQFSVMGFDDITFASFVSPSLTTMKQPRLKIGEEAMDLLLALLEGKSVERKQVLLRSELIVRNSVGQVGRS; from the coding sequence TTGCAGCACCAGAAGCTGGCCACGATAGAAGACGTTGCGGCGATTGCCGGCGTGTCCATCGCCACGGTCAGCCGGGCCATCAACGAGCCTACCAAGGTCGCCGACGAGACCCGCCGCCGCGTCACCCAGGCCATTGCCCAAACCGGCTACACCACCAATGCCATGGCGCGTTCGCTGCGCATGCGCCGCTCCAACATGATCCTGATTCTGGCGCCCGATGTGGGCGACCCGAACTTTTCCAATATCCTGGTGGGGCTCGAGACTGAGGCCAGCAAGCGCGGCTATGGCGTGCTGATCGGCAATACGCAGAACGATCCGGCGCGCGAAACCGATTATCTGCGCTTCATCAGCTCCAACCAGGCCGATGGCTTGATCCTGTTCACCGGCCACCTGCCCTATGGCTTTGGCAGCGAAGGCGGCGAGTCCCGCCTGCCGCCCATGGTGGCGGTCAATGAGCCGGTATCCAATAGCGACGTGCCCTTTGTCGGAGTGGATAATTTCGAGGGCTCGCGTGTCGCCGCCGAGCATCTGATCTCGCAGGGGCACCGCCGCATCGCCTTTATCGGCCATTCGACCAGCAAGGCAGTCAATGTGCTGCGCGAGCAGGGCTATCGCGCGGCGCTCGAGGGGCATGGCATAGCCATCGACCCACGGCTGATCCTCGATGGCGACGGCACGACCGAAAGCGGCCGTGCGGCTACCGAGCATATGTTCGTCCGCGATGTGCTCCCCACGGCGTTTTTGTGCGTCAATGACGCCACGGCCCTGGGTGTCATCATCGCGCTCACGGCCCGCCGCTATGAATTGCCGCGCCAGTTTTCGGTGATGGGTTTTGACGACATCACCTTTGCCAGCTTCGTCTCCCCCTCGCTGACCACGATGAAGCAGCCGCGCCTCAAGATTGGCGAGGAAGCCATGGACCTGCTGTTGGCGCTGCTCGAAGGCAAAAGCGTCGAGCGCAAGCAGGTGCTGCTGCGCAGCGAACTGATCGTACGGAATTCGGTTGGCCAGGTCGGCCGAAGCTAG
- a CDS encoding ABC transporter permease: MSTQSSRVFASTLGKIGPALLSVGGLILAWEVYARFSGISPTTLPAPSRVVVQAVQNWPALFENTLPTISATLLGFACSLAAAFFFSVLIDFFKPLRRALFPVFIISQTLPLVAIAPLIVLWFGFGLTPKIMLVALVTFFPMLVALVQGYAATDEDIEALLASMGASPLRIFLLARLPSSLPYFFAGLRISITYAVVGAIFAEYAGAAKGLGIYILNAKNNFRPDLVLAAVLVSATLTLVLFGTTVLIQRLAMPWERLAAERKP; this comes from the coding sequence ATGTCCACACAGTCATCACGCGTCTTCGCGTCCACCCTCGGCAAAATCGGGCCGGCCTTGCTATCCGTCGGAGGGCTGATCCTCGCCTGGGAAGTTTATGCCCGGTTTTCCGGCATCTCGCCGACGACCTTGCCAGCGCCGTCACGGGTTGTCGTGCAGGCGGTGCAGAATTGGCCGGCACTGTTCGAGAATACACTGCCGACCATCAGCGCAACCCTATTGGGCTTTGCCTGTTCGCTGGCGGCGGCATTCTTCTTCTCGGTGTTGATCGACTTTTTCAAGCCGCTGCGGCGGGCGCTGTTTCCAGTGTTCATCATCAGCCAGACGCTGCCGCTCGTGGCCATCGCGCCGCTGATCGTGCTGTGGTTCGGGTTTGGCCTCACGCCCAAGATCATGCTGGTAGCGCTGGTCACCTTTTTTCCGATGCTGGTGGCGCTGGTGCAGGGCTACGCGGCGACAGACGAGGATATCGAGGCGCTGCTGGCCTCGATGGGGGCGTCGCCGCTCCGCATCTTCCTCTTGGCGCGGCTGCCCTCCTCCCTGCCCTATTTCTTCGCCGGGCTGCGCATCTCCATCACCTATGCGGTGGTGGGTGCGATCTTTGCCGAATATGCCGGAGCGGCCAAAGGCTTGGGCATCTATATCCTCAATGCCAAGAACAATTTCCGCCCCGATCTGGTGCTGGCGGCCGTGTTGGTCAGTGCGACGCTGACGCTGGTGTTGTTTGGCACGACCGTGTTGATCCAGCGGCTGGCCATGCCCTGGGAACGGCTGGCCGCGGAGCGCAAGCCATGA
- a CDS encoding ABC transporter substrate-binding protein has product MTMLSRRSFFAAAFVAGLAAMPTMAQAQKVSIALDWTPNTNHIGLYVAEAKGFYAEAGLDVDILPYSDTSAGALVANHVADFGILGTISLMTQRTAGADLVATYAVVQTETGRVVFNADRTDIQSPKDLDGLTYGGFGSAWENALIGTIIRHDGGKGEFETVTLGTSAYEALANGAVDFTLEVYTWEGVKAELENVAQRAFVYADFGVPDEHTTFIGSSQTYLDANPETAAAFMAATQRGYAFAVEHPDEATDILLEANEGMLDRTLIRASLQALIDGHYLQTADGVIGTIDPAKMDAIGDYLFTAGILRDADGAVVAERPDFGPYYSNDYLPQK; this is encoded by the coding sequence GTGACCATGCTTTCCCGACGCAGTTTTTTCGCCGCCGCTTTTGTGGCGGGCCTTGCCGCCATGCCCACCATGGCGCAGGCACAAAAAGTCAGCATCGCGCTCGATTGGACTCCCAATACCAATCACATCGGGCTCTATGTCGCTGAGGCGAAGGGCTTTTATGCCGAGGCCGGCCTGGATGTGGATATCCTGCCCTATAGCGACACCTCGGCCGGAGCGCTGGTTGCCAATCACGTGGCCGATTTCGGCATTCTGGGCACGATCTCGCTGATGACGCAGCGCACGGCCGGGGCCGACTTGGTTGCCACCTATGCGGTGGTGCAGACCGAGACCGGTCGGGTGGTGTTCAATGCCGACCGCACCGATATCCAGAGCCCCAAGGATCTGGATGGCCTCACCTATGGCGGCTTCGGGAGTGCCTGGGAGAATGCGCTGATCGGCACCATCATTCGCCATGATGGCGGCAAGGGCGAGTTTGAGACTGTGACGCTGGGCACCTCTGCCTATGAGGCGCTGGCCAATGGCGCGGTGGATTTCACGCTGGAGGTTTACACCTGGGAAGGGGTCAAGGCCGAGTTGGAAAACGTGGCACAACGCGCCTTCGTCTATGCCGATTTCGGCGTGCCGGACGAACACACGACCTTTATCGGCTCAAGCCAGACCTATCTCGATGCGAACCCGGAGACGGCCGCCGCCTTCATGGCAGCAACCCAGCGCGGTTACGCCTTTGCCGTCGAGCATCCCGATGAAGCGACCGATATCCTGTTGGAGGCCAATGAAGGCATGCTCGACCGCACGCTGATCCGCGCATCACTGCAAGCCCTGATCGACGGGCATTATCTGCAAACGGCGGATGGGGTGATCGGCACGATCGACCCGGCCAAGATGGATGCGATCGGGGACTATCTGTTCACAGCGGGAATTTTGCGCGATGCCGATGGCGCGGTGGTCGCGGAACGGCCGGATTTTGGGCCATATTACAGCAATGATTATTTGCCGCAGAAGTGA
- a CDS encoding YkoF family thiamine/hydroxymethylpyrimidine-binding protein gives MYSGAQISIYPMTDDFVGVIVGALSALDPYRDRLQVETDDISTLLVGAPEVLFPAMRDLFVAAAKSGKHCVLHATISRGCPGEPDDAVCYTTEYGGPVLPLEQRKQMALQAVQSAPVTDMASAAQFSLYVMDTNDHMDEIYGCIDFLRQSGTFDRAKNFCTKLGGDAGAVFATVQAALCRFGPPEGHVTIDLTVSANSPTVR, from the coding sequence ATGTATTCTGGCGCACAGATTTCCATTTATCCTATGACCGACGATTTCGTCGGTGTCATTGTTGGCGCGTTGAGCGCGCTCGATCCCTATCGCGACCGGCTGCAGGTGGAGACTGACGATATCTCCACCCTTTTGGTCGGTGCACCCGAAGTGCTGTTTCCGGCCATGCGCGACCTGTTCGTCGCGGCGGCGAAAAGCGGCAAGCACTGCGTGCTGCATGCCACGATTTCGCGCGGTTGCCCGGGCGAACCCGATGACGCCGTCTGCTACACCACCGAATATGGCGGGCCTGTCCTGCCGCTGGAGCAGCGCAAGCAAATGGCGCTGCAGGCCGTGCAGTCGGCGCCGGTGACCGATATGGCTAGCGCGGCGCAATTCTCGCTCTATGTGATGGATACAAACGATCACATGGACGAAATTTACGGCTGTATCGACTTCCTCAGGCAGTCCGGCACCTTCGATCGCGCCAAGAATTTCTGCACCAAGCTGGGCGGCGACGCCGGAGCGGTATTCGCCACGGTGCAGGCGGCGCTCTGCCGGTTCGGCCCGCCCGAGGGGCACGTCACCATCGACCTGACTGTATCGGCGAATAGCCCGACGGTTCGCTAG
- a CDS encoding AzlD family protein → MIDPLTVLTIVLMAAATYCTRIGGYLVLRNRTLSPRATAVMEAAPGCVLISVIAPSFVANNPADLIAIAITLVAATRLSMLPTVIIGVAAAGLLRHFIG, encoded by the coding sequence ATGATCGATCCGTTGACCGTCCTGACCATCGTGCTGATGGCGGCCGCGACCTATTGCACCAGAATCGGTGGCTATCTGGTGTTGCGCAATCGCACGCTGAGCCCACGCGCCACCGCCGTCATGGAGGCGGCGCCGGGCTGCGTGCTGATCTCGGTGATTGCGCCCAGCTTTGTCGCCAATAATCCGGCCGACCTGATCGCCATCGCCATTACGCTGGTGGCCGCGACGCGGCTCTCCATGCTGCCCACAGTGATCATCGGCGTCGCCGCGGCGGGGCTATTGCGGCACTTTATCGGGTAG
- a CDS encoding substrate-binding domain-containing protein yields MSLKAIALGLLATSALAGSAVAQDQIKIGVSIPAATHGFMGGLNWHAAEAEKRLEAANPNIDIIIVTADGPADQASDLEDLVSVHQIQALVVLPFESEPLTEPVRAVADTGAFITVVDRGLTDPSIQDVYVSGNNTEMGEVSAEYMMTRLGEGDNIVILRGIPTVLDTERFDAFMAKIEGSGINVLDNKFANWNRDDGFEVMQDFLSRFPDIDGVWAQDDDITLGVVEAIKQAGRESEMFVVGGAGMKEIVKGVMDGDPLVPVDVLYPPAQIATAMDVTVNHFISNGPVTGSYILGSPLITQENAEQFYFPDSPF; encoded by the coding sequence ATGTCTTTAAAGGCAATCGCACTGGGCCTATTGGCCACCAGCGCCCTGGCCGGATCGGCTGTGGCGCAGGACCAGATCAAGATCGGCGTTTCCATTCCGGCGGCTACCCACGGTTTCATGGGTGGGTTGAACTGGCATGCCGCCGAAGCGGAAAAGCGCCTGGAAGCCGCTAATCCCAATATCGACATCATCATCGTGACTGCCGACGGCCCGGCCGATCAGGCCAGCGACCTGGAAGACCTCGTTTCGGTTCACCAGATCCAGGCCCTGGTGGTGCTGCCCTTCGAATCCGAGCCGCTGACCGAGCCGGTCCGCGCCGTTGCCGATACCGGTGCCTTCATCACCGTGGTCGACCGCGGCCTGACCGACCCGTCCATCCAGGACGTCTATGTTTCGGGCAACAACACCGAAATGGGTGAAGTGTCGGCCGAATACATGATGACCCGCCTGGGTGAGGGCGACAACATCGTCATCCTGCGCGGTATTCCTACCGTGCTCGATACCGAACGCTTCGACGCCTTCATGGCCAAGATCGAAGGCTCGGGCATCAATGTGCTCGACAACAAGTTCGCCAACTGGAACCGCGATGACGGCTTTGAAGTGATGCAGGACTTCCTGTCCCGCTTCCCCGACATCGATGGTGTCTGGGCCCAGGACGACGACATCACCCTGGGCGTGGTCGAGGCCATCAAGCAGGCTGGCCGCGAAAGCGAAATGTTCGTGGTCGGCGGCGCCGGCATGAAGGAAATCGTCAAGGGCGTGATGGATGGTGATCCGCTCGTGCCGGTCGACGTGCTCTATCCGCCGGCCCAGATCGCCACGGCCATGGACGTGACGGTCAACCACTTCATCTCCAATGGCCCAGTGACCGGCAGCTACATCTTGGGCTCCCCGCTGATCACCCAGGAAAACGCCGAGCAGTTCTACTTCCCGGACAGCCCGTTCTAA
- a CDS encoding ABC transporter permease, producing the protein MSVSTHEAAKPNRGFRIDLKTAGPLLALILLVILGYSLNPAFLNEGNVTNILTRSAFIGIIAVGATFVITAGGIDLSVGSMAAFIAGVMIIVMNWTVGSMGASIWTVLIGIGCSLILGIGAGFINGFLTTKAKIEAFIVTLGTMGIYRSLVTYFADGGTLSLASGARDIYRPVYYDSLLRIPYPVWVFIFVAIIGWVLMNRTAFGRYCMAIGSNEHVARYSAIKVDRVRTATFVLQGLCVSLATIIYVPRLGSASAATGVLWELEAIAAVIIGGTMLKGGFGRVGGTVIGALILTAIGNILNLTEIISNYLNGAVQGVIIVAAVYLQRGSLRAGRKKAD; encoded by the coding sequence ATGAGCGTATCAACGCATGAGGCAGCCAAGCCGAACAGAGGCTTCCGCATCGATCTCAAGACAGCCGGACCGCTGCTGGCGCTGATCCTGCTGGTGATCCTGGGCTATTCGCTGAACCCGGCCTTCCTCAACGAAGGCAATGTCACCAATATCCTGACCCGCTCGGCCTTTATCGGCATTATCGCTGTGGGCGCGACCTTCGTCATCACGGCAGGCGGCATCGACCTGTCCGTGGGCTCGATGGCAGCCTTTATCGCCGGCGTCATGATCATCGTCATGAACTGGACCGTGGGCTCGATGGGCGCCTCGATCTGGACCGTGCTGATCGGCATCGGCTGTTCGCTGATCCTGGGCATCGGGGCTGGTTTCATCAACGGCTTCCTCACCACCAAGGCCAAGATCGAAGCCTTCATCGTCACACTCGGCACCATGGGCATCTATCGCTCGCTGGTGACCTATTTCGCCGATGGCGGCACGCTGTCGCTGGCCTCGGGCGCCCGCGATATCTACCGCCCGGTCTATTACGATAGCCTGCTGCGCATTCCCTATCCGGTCTGGGTCTTCATTTTCGTTGCCATTATCGGCTGGGTGCTGATGAACCGCACCGCCTTCGGCCGCTATTGCATGGCCATTGGCAGCAACGAACATGTGGCGCGCTATTCCGCCATCAAGGTCGACCGCGTCCGCACCGCCACCTTTGTGTTGCAGGGGCTCTGCGTATCGCTGGCCACCATCATCTATGTGCCGCGCCTGGGCTCGGCCTCGGCGGCCACCGGCGTGCTCTGGGAACTGGAAGCCATCGCGGCCGTGATCATCGGCGGCACCATGCTCAAGGGCGGCTTCGGGCGGGTCGGCGGCACCGTCATCGGCGCGCTGATCCTCACCGCCATCGGCAATATTCTCAATCTCACCGAGATCATCTCCAACTACCTCAATGGGGCAGTGCAGGGCGTGATCATCGTGGCGGCGGTCTATCTGCAGCGCGGCTCGCTCCGCGCCGGGCGGAAGAAGGCGGACTGA
- a CDS encoding AzlC family ABC transporter permease, producing MTAMEGEASGEQSPLGSELVRGMKSCVPVLLGIIPYALVLGAQASQKGLSVIELPLMTGLNFAGGSEFAAIQLWTSPPHIALIVAITFLVNSRHLLMGAAIAPYLRHLPKRKALPALFAMTDESWALGIADAKARAKRGLHPAFSLPYYLGTALVFYVAWVAFTTLGAALGPIMGDVEAYGFDMAFPAVFLVLMRGMWKGFAAARPWLVSLVVAALTYLFVPGAWYVAAGALSGLIAAYVLTGDEA from the coding sequence ATGACTGCCATGGAAGGCGAGGCGAGCGGCGAGCAATCGCCGTTGGGTTCGGAACTGGTGCGCGGGATGAAGAGCTGCGTTCCCGTGCTGCTGGGGATCATTCCCTATGCGCTGGTGCTGGGTGCGCAGGCATCGCAAAAGGGGCTCAGTGTTATCGAGCTGCCTCTGATGACGGGGCTCAACTTTGCCGGCGGATCGGAATTCGCCGCCATCCAGCTCTGGACCTCCCCGCCCCACATCGCGCTGATCGTCGCCATCACCTTCCTGGTCAATAGCCGGCATCTGCTGATGGGAGCGGCCATCGCGCCCTATCTGCGGCATCTGCCCAAGCGCAAGGCGCTGCCCGCGCTGTTCGCCATGACCGATGAAAGCTGGGCGCTGGGCATTGCGGATGCCAAGGCCCGTGCTAAGCGGGGCCTGCATCCGGCATTCAGCCTGCCCTATTATCTGGGTACGGCTCTGGTGTTCTATGTGGCCTGGGTGGCCTTCACCACGCTGGGCGCGGCCCTTGGACCGATCATGGGCGATGTCGAGGCCTATGGGTTCGACATGGCGTTTCCCGCCGTGTTCCTGGTGTTGATGCGGGGCATGTGGAAGGGCTTTGCCGCGGCACGGCCCTGGCTAGTGAGCCTGGTGGTCGCCGCCCTCACCTATCTGTTCGTGCCGGGGGCCTGGTATGTGGCAGCCGGCGCCCTGTCCGGGCTGATCGCGGCCTATGTGCTGACGGGAGACGAGGCATGA
- a CDS encoding sugar ABC transporter ATP-binding protein: MTSAAGTPAILSAHRISKSFGEIPVLFSVDFDIKPGEVHAIIGENGAGKSTLIKILSGIEQPTSGTISYDGQTVTLPPNGEAEAMGIVLIHQELNLAEHLTVADSIFLGRELKKFGFLDLAEMRRRASDVMERLHVHVDPDARINTLSVADKQMVEIAKAISRDARVLIMDEPTAVLSVGETQTLFEQIRRLTARGVAVIFISHKLDEIMELAQRVTVLRDGQLIATVSTEALTPDSIAQMMVGRELSNLYPPKHEPDVDAPVVLSVRGLKAPGVKDISFDLRKGEILGFAGLIGSGRTAVAEAIVGLNHKTEGEVTVEGRGANFAHVGQSVDAGVAYMTKDRKGRGLLLNVGLQPNLTLLTLKKHLKGIFLDGNSEAKALERAVRRFDIRARDASVRVGQLSGGNQQKLMLGKTMESEPDIIIMDEPTRGIDVGTKQQIYHIIAALAAEGKSIIVISSEMQEVIGLSHRVLVMREGRLAGKLEGAEIVEAEIMRYAAGIKQGGDDERINA; the protein is encoded by the coding sequence ATGACCAGTGCCGCAGGCACGCCAGCCATCCTGTCAGCGCACAGGATCAGCAAGTCGTTCGGCGAAATCCCGGTGCTGTTCAGCGTCGATTTCGACATCAAGCCGGGCGAAGTGCACGCCATTATCGGTGAAAACGGCGCCGGCAAATCCACCCTTATCAAGATACTCTCGGGCATCGAACAGCCCACCTCCGGCACCATCAGCTATGACGGGCAGACCGTAACCCTGCCGCCCAATGGCGAGGCCGAGGCGATGGGTATCGTGCTCATCCACCAGGAACTCAACCTGGCCGAGCACCTCACCGTGGCGGATTCGATCTTCCTGGGCCGCGAGCTCAAGAAATTCGGTTTTCTCGACCTGGCCGAGATGCGCAGGCGCGCGTCCGACGTGATGGAGCGCCTGCATGTGCATGTCGATCCCGATGCGCGCATCAATACGCTCTCGGTGGCCGACAAGCAGATGGTGGAAATCGCCAAGGCCATCAGCCGCGATGCACGTGTGCTGATCATGGACGAGCCGACCGCCGTGCTCTCGGTGGGCGAGACGCAGACCCTGTTCGAGCAGATCCGCCGGCTGACCGCGCGGGGCGTGGCGGTGATTTTCATCTCCCACAAGCTCGACGAGATCATGGAACTGGCCCAGCGCGTCACCGTGCTGCGCGACGGGCAATTGATCGCCACCGTCAGCACCGAAGCGCTGACGCCCGATTCCATCGCCCAGATGATGGTGGGCCGCGAGCTTTCCAATCTTTACCCGCCCAAGCACGAGCCCGATGTCGATGCGCCGGTGGTGCTCTCGGTGCGCGGGCTCAAGGCGCCGGGCGTCAAGGATATCTCCTTCGATCTGCGCAAGGGCGAGATTTTGGGCTTTGCCGGACTGATCGGCTCGGGCCGCACCGCCGTGGCCGAAGCCATTGTCGGGCTCAATCACAAGACCGAGGGCGAGGTTACGGTCGAGGGCAGGGGCGCCAATTTCGCCCATGTGGGGCAGTCGGTCGATGCCGGCGTTGCCTATATGACCAAGGACCGCAAGGGCCGGGGCCTGCTGCTCAATGTGGGCCTGCAGCCCAACCTGACCCTGCTGACGCTCAAAAAACACCTCAAGGGCATTTTCCTCGACGGCAACAGCGAGGCCAAGGCGCTGGAGCGCGCGGTGCGCCGCTTCGATATTCGCGCGCGCGATGCTTCGGTGCGGGTCGGCCAGCTATCCGGCGGCAACCAGCAAAAGCTGATGCTGGGCAAGACCATGGAAAGCGAGCCCGACATCATCATCATGGATGAGCCGACGCGCGGCATCGATGTCGGCACCAAGCAACAAATCTATCACATCATCGCGGCGCTGGCCGCCGAGGGTAAATCCATCATCGTCATCTCCTCGGAGATGCAGGAGGTGATCGGGCTCAGCCATCGCGTGCTGGTGATGCGTGAAGGCCGCCTGGCGGGCAAGCTCGAAGGCGCCGAAATCGTGGAAGCAGAAATCATGCGGTACGCCGCAGGCATCAAGCAGGGTGGGGACGATGAGCGTATCAACGCATGA
- a CDS encoding DUF6969 family protein, producing the protein MDEQRERAAQEAAFCERLLAKSGENVLRETLRDAASVEAWAHYPPGDVFDPESGGQWYYHCHIPAADGTEHGHYHCFVRPEGPNGPVHHLIAIGVDAFGKLHRLFTVNQWVVGDTWLPAEPSIALLPRFDMQLVKPSYLVNRWLTAIVTQYQPEIEALIRERDKVLAERAGEGDAEAIRQDRTLEVTSSLLIA; encoded by the coding sequence ATGGACGAGCAACGCGAACGGGCCGCGCAGGAGGCCGCTTTCTGCGAGCGCCTGCTGGCCAAGTCCGGCGAAAACGTGTTGCGCGAGACCTTGCGCGACGCCGCCTCGGTGGAGGCCTGGGCGCATTACCCGCCCGGCGATGTGTTCGATCCCGAAAGCGGCGGGCAATGGTATTATCACTGCCATATCCCCGCTGCTGACGGCACAGAGCATGGCCATTATCATTGCTTTGTCCGTCCGGAGGGGCCCAACGGCCCGGTGCACCACCTGATCGCCATCGGCGTCGACGCCTTTGGCAAACTGCACCGCCTGTTCACCGTCAACCAATGGGTGGTCGGCGACACCTGGCTTCCAGCCGAACCCAGCATCGCCCTCCTGCCGCGCTTCGATATGCAGCTGGTCAAGCCGTCCTACCTGGTCAATCGCTGGCTCACCGCCATCGTGACGCAATACCAGCCCGAAATCGAAGCGCTCATCCGCGAGCGCGATAAGGTTTTGGCTGAGCGGGCAGGGGAGGGGGATGCGGAGGCCATCCGCCAGGACCGCACGCTGGAAGTGACCTCATCCTTGTTGATCGCCTAG
- a CDS encoding ABC transporter ATP-binding protein: protein MRGVRLQLSQVRRSFGKLDVLADISLSVRAGEFVSILGPSGAGKSTIFKLLTGGLQADGGDIRFDGKPLADQTRPFAFMPQRDALMPWRRIVDNTTLGLEVQGMAREAARKRVAPLFAEFGLDGFEQHYPAQLSGGMRQRAALLRTVVQNRAMLLLDEPFGALDALTRSGMQRWLEGMWEHHSWTALLITHDVREAVFLSDRIYVLTERPARVLREIIVPLPRPRRDLASPQASAIEADILETLLNPQLDQRT, encoded by the coding sequence ATGAGGGGCGTCCGGCTGCAGTTAAGCCAGGTGCGCCGGAGCTTTGGCAAGCTCGATGTGCTGGCCGATATTTCGCTATCGGTGCGGGCGGGCGAGTTCGTCTCCATTCTGGGGCCTTCGGGAGCCGGGAAATCCACGATTTTCAAGCTGCTGACCGGCGGGTTGCAGGCCGATGGCGGCGATATCCGCTTTGACGGCAAGCCGCTGGCGGACCAGACGCGGCCCTTTGCCTTCATGCCGCAGCGCGATGCGCTGATGCCGTGGCGGCGGATCGTGGACAATACGACGCTTGGCCTTGAAGTGCAGGGCATGGCGCGCGAGGCCGCCCGGAAACGCGTGGCGCCGCTCTTTGCCGAATTCGGGCTCGATGGGTTCGAGCAGCATTACCCGGCGCAATTGTCGGGCGGCATGCGGCAGCGGGCGGCCTTGCTGCGCACGGTGGTACAGAACCGCGCCATGCTGCTGCTCGACGAGCCATTTGGCGCCCTCGATGCCCTCACCCGCAGCGGCATGCAGCGCTGGCTCGAAGGCATGTGGGAACACCATAGCTGGACCGCCCTGCTGATCACCCACGATGTGCGCGAGGCCGTGTTCCTGTCCGACCGCATCTATGTGCTGACCGAGCGCCCAGCCCGGGTACTGCGCGAAATCATCGTGCCCTTGCCCCGCCCCCGGCGCGACCTGGCCTCGCCCCAAGCCAGCGCCATCGAGGCCGACATTCTAGAAACCCTGCTCAATCCTCAGTTGGATCAAAGGACGTGA